One stretch of Clavibacter michiganensis DNA includes these proteins:
- a CDS encoding ketopantoate reductase family protein yields MRIGVLGAGAVGGTIAALLERAGHEVDVTARGPHLRAIQDRGLHLAGGYGEHVARVAAAERLGRPPELAIVATKIADARDAMTENAGWLRGIPVLVVQNGLSGITMGVECLPRSEVVGGLALAATSLTEPGLVTVTSAAGIQIGSADGPGGAGVALVREVLDPVMPVTIAADFRGAQWTKLVINGINAVPAITGLSVQAVIAEPVLRRIVTRAMQETVRTGLARGVTFGRLGGLTHRRLRLFASLPLPLAERLPVSLARNMGQVPNPGSTLQSIRRNRLTEVDHLNGAVSALAPGAGQDARVNAALVQLVHGVEASGRHISPAELARLVPR; encoded by the coding sequence GTGCGGATCGGTGTCTTGGGTGCGGGCGCGGTCGGCGGCACGATCGCGGCGCTCCTCGAACGGGCCGGCCACGAGGTCGACGTCACCGCTCGCGGGCCGCACCTGCGGGCGATCCAGGACCGCGGCCTCCACCTCGCCGGCGGCTACGGCGAGCACGTCGCGCGCGTCGCGGCGGCCGAGCGGCTGGGACGCCCGCCCGAGCTCGCGATCGTCGCCACCAAGATCGCCGACGCCCGCGACGCCATGACGGAGAACGCGGGCTGGCTCCGCGGGATCCCCGTGCTCGTCGTGCAGAACGGCCTCTCCGGGATCACGATGGGCGTCGAGTGCCTGCCGCGCTCCGAGGTCGTCGGCGGGCTCGCCCTCGCGGCGACCTCGCTCACCGAGCCCGGGCTCGTCACGGTCACGTCGGCCGCGGGCATCCAGATCGGCAGCGCGGACGGCCCGGGAGGCGCCGGCGTCGCCCTCGTGCGCGAGGTGCTGGATCCCGTCATGCCCGTCACGATCGCCGCCGACTTCCGCGGGGCCCAGTGGACCAAGCTCGTCATCAACGGGATCAACGCGGTGCCGGCCATCACGGGGCTCAGCGTGCAGGCGGTCATCGCCGAGCCCGTGCTGCGGCGCATCGTCACGCGCGCCATGCAGGAGACCGTGCGCACGGGCCTGGCACGCGGCGTGACGTTCGGCCGGCTCGGCGGCCTGACGCATCGCCGCCTGAGGCTGTTCGCGTCGCTCCCGCTCCCCCTCGCCGAGCGCCTGCCGGTGTCGCTCGCCCGGAACATGGGGCAGGTGCCCAATCCCGGGTCGACGCTGCAGAGCATCCGCCGCAACCGGCTCACGGAGGTGGACCACCTCAACGGCGCGGTCTCGGCCCTCGCTCCTGGCGCGGGCCAGGACGCCCGCGTCAATGCCGCCCTGGTGCAGCTCGTGCACGGCGTGGAGGCCAGCGGGCGGCACATCTCGCCCGCGGAGCTCGCGCGGCTCGTCCCGCGCTGA
- a CDS encoding A/G-specific adenine glycosylase, whose amino-acid sequence MPETAIAPRITAWFRENARDLPWRREGFGSWGILVSEFMLQQTPVVRVIPRLEEWLARWPVPAALASTPASEAVRAWGRLGYPRRALALHACAVAIVERHGGEVPEDVDALLDLPGVGPYTARAVAAFAFGHRHPVVDVNVRRVLARAVAGQGDPGPARTKVDLAAMEAQLPDDVAEARLFNAGAMELGAVVCTARAPRCDDCPVRDLCAWRAAGYPAYDGPARVVQKRYEGSDRQVRGLLLAELRSSHSPVTAADLATAWPEPVQRGRALDGLIADGLAVRQPDGTYALPS is encoded by the coding sequence ATGCCGGAGACCGCCATCGCCCCCCGGATCACCGCGTGGTTCCGGGAGAACGCCCGCGACCTGCCGTGGCGGCGCGAGGGGTTCGGATCCTGGGGCATCCTCGTCAGCGAGTTCATGCTGCAGCAGACGCCCGTGGTCCGCGTGATCCCGCGGCTCGAGGAGTGGCTGGCGCGCTGGCCCGTGCCCGCCGCGCTCGCCTCGACGCCCGCCAGCGAGGCCGTCCGCGCGTGGGGCCGCCTCGGCTACCCGCGGCGCGCGCTCGCCCTGCACGCGTGCGCGGTCGCGATCGTCGAGCGGCACGGCGGCGAGGTCCCCGAGGATGTCGACGCCCTGCTCGACCTGCCCGGCGTCGGCCCGTACACGGCCCGCGCGGTCGCGGCGTTCGCGTTCGGGCATCGGCACCCGGTCGTCGACGTCAACGTGCGGCGGGTGCTCGCGCGCGCGGTGGCCGGCCAGGGCGATCCCGGGCCCGCGCGCACGAAGGTCGACCTCGCCGCGATGGAGGCGCAGCTGCCCGACGACGTGGCCGAGGCGCGCCTGTTCAACGCGGGCGCGATGGAGCTCGGCGCGGTGGTCTGCACGGCGCGCGCGCCGCGCTGCGACGACTGCCCGGTCCGCGACCTGTGCGCGTGGCGCGCTGCGGGATACCCGGCCTACGACGGGCCGGCGCGCGTCGTGCAGAAGAGGTACGAGGGATCCGACCGCCAGGTGCGCGGCCTCCTGCTCGCGGAGCTCCGGTCGAGCCACTCCCCCGTGACCGCGGCCGACCTCGCGACCGCATGGCCGGAGCCCGTGCAGCGCGGGCGCGCGCTCGACGGGCTCATCGCCGACGGGCTGGCCGTGCGCCAGCCCGACGGCACGTACGCCCTGCCGAGCTGA
- the rbfA gene encoding 30S ribosome-binding factor RbfA, with product MVDHARARKMADRIKEIVARKLDRGIKDPRLGFVTVTDVRVTGDLQHASIFYTVYGTDEERADTAAALKSATGMLRSEVGKNITARLTPSLEFILDGVPENAAAIDALLEEARRRDADVQAQAKAGVYAGDEDPYVKPRVIGEDDEDEDEDEDEDDDEVDGDDVDRSAPGYEPAH from the coding sequence ATGGTCGATCACGCGAGGGCCAGGAAGATGGCCGACCGCATCAAGGAGATCGTCGCGCGCAAGCTCGACCGGGGGATCAAGGACCCGCGTCTCGGATTCGTCACCGTCACCGACGTGCGCGTCACGGGCGACCTGCAGCACGCCAGCATCTTCTACACGGTCTACGGCACCGACGAGGAGCGCGCCGACACCGCCGCCGCCCTCAAGTCCGCCACCGGCATGCTCCGCAGCGAGGTGGGCAAGAACATCACCGCGCGCCTCACGCCGTCGCTCGAGTTCATCCTCGACGGCGTGCCGGAGAACGCGGCCGCGATCGACGCCCTCCTCGAGGAGGCCCGCCGCCGCGACGCGGACGTGCAGGCCCAGGCCAAGGCCGGCGTGTACGCGGGCGACGAGGACCCGTACGTCAAGCCCCGCGTCATCGGGGAGGACGACGAGGACGAGGACGAGGACGAGGACGAGGACGACGACGAGGTGGACGGCGACGACGTCGACCGCTCCGCCCCCGGGTACGAGCCCGCCCACTGA
- the infB gene encoding translation initiation factor IF-2, translated as MAKPRVHEIAAEIGVDSKTALAKLKEMGEFVKGPSSSIEPPVARKLKAALEAAGVTGQAAAPAAAPSSAPRPGARSSAPKPGGRPTPGPQPTAAPEVEAPEASDVPVPAKPLTVAERQAQAEASRKAAAEEKAQAEKSAASATPDAPAAETPSAPRPDAGSTPAPSNGIPRPGIPRPAAPRPGNNPFASNQGMGTKPRPGNNPFASNQGMGQRPAAGAAGPRPAAPRPGSPRPGAPRPGGVGQGARPAGFGQRPAGAGRPGGAPGGAGRPGAPAAGGFQRPAGGFAGRPGGGGRGRGPGGGTAGAFGRGGGKSKSRKSKRTKRAEFELREAPSLGGVSVPRGDGNTIVRLRRGASISDFADKIDASPGNLVTVLFHLGEMATATESLDEATFEVLGTELGYKIQVVSPEDEDRELLEGFDIDLDQELEDEDDDVLEIRPPVVTVMGHVDHGKTRLLDAIRNANVIEGEAGGITQHIGAYQVWAPHEGYERAITFIDTPGHEAFTAMRARGAQVTDIAILVVAADDGIMPQTVEALNHAQAANVPIVVAVNKVDKEGANPAKVRQQLTEYGLVAEEYGGDVMFVDVSALTGKGVDDLLEAVLLTADAGLDLRSNPNKDARGVAIEARLDKGRGAVATVLIQSGTLRVGDAIVAGTAYGRVRAMMDENGDAVHEAYPSRPVQVQGLSSVPGAGDTFLVTEEDRTARQIAEKREAVERNAQLAKARKRISLEDFTRALEEGKVESLNLIIKGDVSGAVEALEESLMKIEVDDSVQLRIIHRGVGAVTESDVNLATIDNAIIIGFNVRPDPKARARAAREGVDIRFYSVIYSALEEIESSLTGMLKPEFEEVQSGVAEIREVFRSSKFGNIAGVIVRSGTITRNAKARVIRDGVVVGDNLAIESLRRFKDDVSEVRTDFEAGIGLGKFNDIQIGDEIETIEMKEKPRV; from the coding sequence GTGGCCAAACCACGCGTACACGAGATCGCCGCCGAGATCGGCGTCGACAGCAAGACCGCACTCGCCAAGCTCAAGGAGATGGGCGAGTTCGTCAAGGGACCGTCGTCGAGCATCGAGCCCCCCGTGGCCCGCAAGCTCAAGGCGGCCCTCGAGGCAGCCGGCGTCACCGGACAGGCCGCGGCTCCCGCCGCAGCCCCCTCGTCCGCCCCGCGGCCCGGAGCCCGTTCGTCGGCCCCGAAGCCCGGCGGCCGTCCCACCCCCGGCCCGCAGCCCACGGCCGCTCCCGAGGTGGAGGCCCCCGAGGCGTCCGACGTGCCGGTCCCGGCGAAGCCGCTGACCGTCGCCGAGCGCCAGGCCCAGGCCGAGGCGAGCCGCAAGGCCGCCGCCGAGGAGAAGGCGCAGGCCGAGAAGTCGGCCGCGTCCGCCACCCCCGACGCCCCGGCCGCCGAGACCCCGAGCGCCCCGCGCCCGGACGCCGGCAGCACGCCCGCCCCCTCGAACGGCATCCCGCGTCCCGGGATCCCGCGTCCGGCGGCCCCGCGCCCCGGCAACAACCCCTTCGCGAGCAACCAGGGCATGGGCACCAAGCCCCGCCCGGGCAACAACCCGTTCGCGAGCAACCAGGGCATGGGTCAGCGTCCCGCCGCGGGAGCCGCAGGCCCCCGTCCGGCCGCTCCCCGTCCCGGATCGCCCCGCCCCGGCGCCCCGCGTCCTGGCGGCGTCGGCCAGGGCGCGCGCCCGGCCGGCTTCGGCCAGCGTCCCGCGGGTGCGGGTCGTCCCGGCGGCGCACCCGGCGGAGCGGGACGCCCCGGCGCCCCCGCTGCCGGCGGCTTCCAGCGTCCGGCCGGCGGCTTCGCCGGTCGTCCCGGTGGCGGCGGCCGTGGTCGCGGCCCCGGCGGCGGCACCGCCGGCGCCTTCGGTCGCGGCGGCGGCAAGAGCAAGTCGCGCAAGTCGAAGCGGACGAAGAGGGCCGAGTTCGAGCTGCGCGAGGCCCCGTCGCTGGGTGGCGTCAGCGTCCCCCGCGGCGACGGCAACACCATCGTCCGCCTGCGTCGCGGCGCGTCCATCTCGGACTTCGCCGACAAGATCGACGCGAGCCCCGGCAACCTGGTGACCGTGCTGTTCCACCTCGGTGAGATGGCCACGGCGACCGAGTCGCTCGACGAGGCCACCTTCGAGGTGCTCGGCACGGAGCTCGGCTACAAGATCCAGGTCGTCTCCCCGGAGGACGAGGACCGCGAGCTGCTCGAGGGCTTCGACATCGACCTCGACCAGGAGCTCGAGGACGAGGACGACGACGTGCTGGAGATCCGGCCGCCCGTCGTCACCGTCATGGGCCACGTCGACCACGGGAAGACGCGCCTTCTCGACGCCATCCGCAACGCCAACGTCATCGAGGGCGAAGCGGGCGGCATCACGCAGCACATCGGCGCGTACCAGGTCTGGGCGCCGCACGAGGGCTACGAGCGCGCCATCACCTTCATCGACACCCCGGGTCACGAGGCGTTCACCGCCATGCGCGCCCGCGGTGCGCAGGTCACCGACATCGCGATCCTCGTGGTCGCGGCCGACGACGGCATCATGCCGCAGACGGTGGAGGCCCTGAACCACGCCCAGGCGGCGAACGTGCCGATCGTGGTCGCGGTCAACAAGGTCGACAAGGAGGGGGCCAACCCCGCCAAGGTGCGCCAGCAGCTCACCGAGTACGGCCTGGTCGCCGAGGAGTACGGCGGAGACGTCATGTTCGTCGACGTGTCGGCGCTCACCGGCAAGGGCGTGGACGACCTCCTCGAGGCCGTCCTGCTCACCGCCGACGCCGGCCTCGACCTGCGCAGCAACCCGAACAAGGACGCGCGCGGCGTGGCCATCGAGGCCCGCCTCGACAAGGGCCGCGGTGCGGTCGCGACCGTCCTCATCCAGTCGGGCACGCTCCGCGTGGGCGACGCCATCGTGGCGGGCACGGCCTACGGCCGCGTCCGGGCGATGATGGACGAGAACGGCGACGCCGTCCACGAGGCCTACCCCTCGCGGCCCGTCCAGGTCCAGGGCCTCTCGTCGGTCCCCGGCGCGGGCGACACCTTCCTCGTCACCGAGGAGGACCGCACCGCCCGTCAGATCGCCGAGAAGCGCGAGGCCGTCGAGCGCAACGCGCAGCTGGCCAAGGCCCGCAAGCGCATCAGCCTCGAGGACTTCACGCGTGCGCTGGAGGAGGGCAAGGTCGAGTCGCTCAACCTCATCATCAAGGGCGACGTGTCCGGTGCCGTCGAGGCGCTGGAGGAGTCGCTCATGAAGATCGAGGTGGACGACTCCGTGCAGCTGCGGATCATCCACCGCGGCGTCGGAGCGGTCACCGAGAGCGACGTCAACCTGGCGACGATCGACAACGCGATCATCATCGGGTTCAACGTCCGCCCCGACCCGAAGGCCCGCGCACGTGCGGCGCGCGAGGGCGTCGACATCCGCTTCTACAGCGTCATCTACTCGGCGCTCGAGGAGATCGAGTCGAGCCTCACGGGCATGCTCAAGCCCGAGTTCGAGGAGGTCCAGTCCGGCGTCGCCGAGATCCGCGAGGTGTTCCGCTCCTCCAAGTTCGGCAACATCGCGGGTGTCATCGTCCGCTCGGGCACCATCACCAGGAACGCCAAGGCGCGGGTCATCCGCGACGGCGTGGTGGTGGGCGACAACCTGGCCATCGAGTCGCTGCGCCGGTTCAAGGACGACGTGTCCGAGGTCCGCACGGACTTCGAGGCGGGCATCGGCCTCGGCAAGTTCAACGACATCCAGATCGGCGACGAGATCGAGACGATCGAGATGAAGGAGAAGCCGCGGGTCTGA
- a CDS encoding YlxR family protein, whose protein sequence is MNPVRTCVGCRRRAPRSALLRIVADPPTRSLVLDERAVKAGRGAWIHPTIECIDRAIARRAFGRALRSDAALDPAALGGLRERLAAQPSARASERTG, encoded by the coding sequence ATGAATCCGGTAAGAACGTGCGTCGGCTGTCGTCGGCGTGCCCCGAGGTCCGCTCTTCTGCGGATCGTCGCCGATCCCCCCACCCGCTCCCTCGTCCTCGACGAGCGCGCGGTCAAGGCCGGCAGGGGCGCGTGGATCCATCCGACCATCGAGTGCATCGACAGAGCGATCGCGCGGCGTGCCTTCGGGCGGGCCCTGCGGAGCGACGCGGCGCTCGACCCCGCAGCTCTTGGGGGACTACGAGAGCGGCTCGCGGCCCAGCCGAGCGCGCGAGCATCCGAGAGAACAGGCTGA
- the nusA gene encoding transcription termination factor NusA: protein MDIDLSVLRLMEREREIPFEELVSIIEQAILTAYLKHTDQADAKPVADGVPPARVHLDRKSGHVSVHVPELDEDGLVIGESEDSPSDFGRIAAFAAKQVINQRLRDIGDDRILGEFKGREGDIVAGVIQQGPNPRMIHVDLGTIEAILPPEEQVPGEKYVHGSRLRVYVTSVSRGAKGPQITVSRTHPSLVRKLFALEVPEIAQGLVEIVSLAREAGHRTKIAVRATEPGINAKGACIGELGQRVRAVTAELNDEKIDIVDYSESLPVFVGNALSPARVTSSFVIDQATKAVRALVPDYQLSLAIGKEGQNARLAAKLTGAKIDIQPDSILEGDD, encoded by the coding sequence GTGGACATCGACCTGAGCGTCTTGCGCCTGATGGAGCGCGAGCGCGAGATCCCGTTCGAGGAGCTCGTCTCGATCATCGAGCAGGCCATCCTCACCGCCTACCTCAAGCACACCGACCAGGCCGACGCCAAGCCCGTCGCCGACGGCGTGCCCCCCGCCCGCGTGCACCTGGACAGGAAGTCCGGCCACGTCTCCGTGCACGTCCCCGAGCTCGACGAGGACGGCCTCGTCATCGGCGAGTCCGAGGACAGCCCGAGCGACTTCGGCCGCATCGCCGCGTTCGCCGCCAAGCAGGTCATCAACCAGCGCCTGCGCGACATCGGCGACGACCGCATCCTCGGCGAGTTCAAGGGCCGCGAGGGCGACATCGTCGCGGGCGTCATCCAGCAGGGCCCGAACCCCCGCATGATCCACGTCGACCTCGGCACCATCGAGGCGATCCTGCCGCCCGAGGAGCAGGTGCCCGGCGAGAAGTACGTGCACGGCTCGCGCCTGCGCGTCTACGTCACGAGCGTCTCGCGCGGCGCCAAGGGCCCGCAGATCACGGTCTCGCGCACGCACCCCTCGCTCGTCCGCAAGCTGTTCGCGCTCGAGGTGCCGGAGATCGCGCAGGGCCTCGTCGAGATCGTGTCGCTCGCCCGCGAGGCCGGGCACCGCACCAAGATCGCCGTGCGCGCGACCGAGCCGGGCATCAACGCCAAGGGCGCCTGCATCGGCGAGCTGGGGCAGCGCGTCCGCGCGGTCACGGCCGAGCTCAACGACGAGAAGATCGACATCGTCGACTACTCCGAGTCGCTGCCCGTCTTCGTCGGCAACGCGCTCTCGCCCGCCCGGGTCACGAGCTCGTTCGTCATCGACCAGGCGACCAAGGCCGTCCGCGCGCTCGTGCCCGACTACCAGCTGTCGCTCGCCATCGGCAAGGAGGGCCAGAACGCCCGCCTCGCCGCCAAGCTCACGGGCGCGAAGATCGACATCCAGCCCGACTCGATCCTCGAGGGCGACGACTGA
- a CDS encoding proline--tRNA ligase: MSTRLSKLFVRTLREDPVDAEVASHRLLVRAGYIRRQAPGIFAWLPLGLRVKNKVEAIVREEMERIGAQEVHFPALLPAEPYQATGRYDEYGPGMFRLEDRKRAPMVLAPTHEEFFALLVKDLYSSYKDLPLSIYQIQDKYRDEARPRAGILRGREFTMKDAYSFDHTDAGLAVSYQAQRDAYERIFQRLGLEYVIVAADAGAMGGSKSEEFLHPTPIGEDTFVRSPGGYAANVEAFTTLVPESIPIEGQPDARVFDSPDTPTIQTLVDLANAQEPREDGRAWTAADTLKNIVLALTHLDGTRELVVVGIPGDRDIDLKRAEVAFFPAEVEAANDGDLAKNPGLVKGYIGPWSVEGPVLGSTSATKVRYLVDPRVVDGSSWITGANVAGKHVLSLVAGRDFTPDGVVEAADVRDGDPAPDGSGPISTARGTEIGHVFELGRMYAEALGLKVLDENGKLVTVTMGSYGIGITRNLALVAEATQDGRGLLWPASISPFDVHVVMTGKGDEIASASEELVDALDAAGLDVLFDDRPKVSPGVKFGDAELIGVPTIVIVGRGAVDGMAELWDRRTNERTPVALADVVGALTADS, encoded by the coding sequence GTGTCCACACGCCTCTCGAAGCTCTTCGTCCGCACCCTCCGGGAAGACCCCGTCGACGCCGAGGTGGCCAGCCACCGCCTCCTCGTGCGCGCCGGCTACATCCGCCGCCAGGCCCCCGGCATCTTCGCCTGGCTGCCGCTCGGCCTCCGCGTCAAGAACAAGGTCGAGGCCATCGTCCGCGAGGAGATGGAGCGCATCGGCGCCCAGGAGGTGCACTTCCCCGCGCTGCTCCCCGCCGAGCCGTACCAGGCCACCGGCCGCTACGACGAGTACGGCCCCGGGATGTTCCGCCTCGAGGACCGCAAGCGCGCGCCCATGGTGCTCGCGCCCACGCACGAGGAGTTCTTCGCGCTGCTCGTGAAGGACCTCTACTCGAGCTACAAGGACCTGCCCCTGTCGATCTACCAGATCCAGGACAAGTACCGCGACGAGGCCCGCCCCCGCGCCGGCATCCTCCGCGGCCGCGAGTTCACGATGAAGGACGCCTACTCCTTCGACCACACCGACGCCGGCCTCGCCGTCAGCTACCAGGCGCAGCGCGACGCCTACGAGCGGATCTTCCAGCGCCTCGGCCTCGAGTACGTCATCGTCGCCGCCGACGCGGGCGCCATGGGCGGGTCCAAGAGCGAGGAGTTCCTGCACCCCACGCCCATCGGCGAGGACACGTTCGTGCGGAGCCCCGGCGGCTACGCGGCCAACGTCGAGGCGTTCACGACGCTCGTGCCCGAGTCGATCCCCATCGAAGGCCAGCCCGACGCGCGCGTCTTCGACTCGCCCGACACCCCCACCATCCAGACCCTCGTCGACCTGGCGAACGCGCAGGAGCCCCGCGAGGACGGCCGTGCCTGGACCGCCGCCGACACCCTGAAGAACATCGTCCTCGCGCTCACCCACCTCGACGGCACGCGCGAGCTCGTCGTGGTCGGGATCCCCGGCGACCGCGACATCGACCTCAAGCGCGCCGAGGTGGCCTTCTTCCCCGCCGAGGTCGAGGCCGCGAACGACGGGGACCTCGCCAAGAACCCGGGCCTCGTGAAGGGCTACATCGGCCCGTGGTCGGTCGAGGGCCCCGTGCTCGGATCCACGTCCGCCACGAAGGTGCGCTACCTCGTCGACCCCCGCGTCGTCGACGGCAGCTCGTGGATCACGGGCGCCAACGTCGCCGGGAAGCACGTCCTCTCGCTCGTCGCCGGCCGCGACTTCACGCCCGACGGCGTGGTCGAGGCCGCGGACGTGCGCGACGGCGACCCGGCGCCCGACGGGTCCGGTCCCATCAGCACCGCGCGCGGCACCGAGATCGGCCACGTCTTCGAGCTCGGCCGCATGTACGCGGAGGCGCTCGGCCTCAAGGTGCTCGACGAGAACGGCAAGCTCGTCACCGTCACGATGGGCTCGTACGGCATCGGCATCACGCGCAACCTCGCCCTCGTCGCCGAGGCCACGCAGGACGGCCGCGGCCTCCTCTGGCCCGCGTCCATCAGCCCGTTCGACGTGCACGTGGTGATGACCGGCAAGGGCGACGAGATCGCCTCCGCATCCGAGGAGCTCGTCGACGCGCTCGACGCCGCGGGCCTCGACGTGCTCTTCGACGACCGCCCCAAGGTGTCGCCGGGCGTGAAGTTCGGCGACGCCGAGCTCATCGGCGTGCCGACCATCGTCATCGTCGGCCGCGGCGCGGTCGACGGCATGGCCGAGCTCTGGGACCGCCGCACGAACGAGCGCACCCCGGTCGCGCTCGCCGACGTCGTGGGCGCGCTCACCGCCGACAGCTGA
- a CDS encoding NAD-dependent epimerase/dehydratase family protein, which yields MTVLVTGASGMLGRAVAERLAAAGHAVRAFQRQPSGLAASGAAPVPGSVVDLRGSVTDADAVARALDGVDAVVHLAAKVSLAGDPADFRAVNVEGTRALLRAARAAGVARFVHVSSPSVAHTGLSITGDGAGPADPVRARGDYARTKAEGELVALAADDPAMRVLAVRPHLVWGPGDTQLVARIVDRAARGRLPLLGHGAALIDTVYRDNAADAIVAALAAADTAHGRAYVVTNGEPRPVAELLAGMCRAAGVPAPRIRVPAALARAAGGAVERVWAVRPGSDEPPMTRFLAEQLSTAHWFDQRETRRALAWTPAVSLDEGFERLRLSYAAAR from the coding sequence GTGACCGTCCTCGTCACGGGCGCGAGCGGCATGCTCGGCCGCGCCGTCGCCGAGCGGCTCGCCGCCGCCGGGCACGCCGTCCGCGCGTTCCAGCGCCAGCCGTCCGGGCTCGCGGCGAGCGGCGCGGCGCCCGTGCCGGGATCCGTCGTCGACCTCCGCGGCAGCGTCACCGACGCGGATGCCGTCGCCCGCGCGCTCGACGGCGTCGACGCCGTGGTGCACCTCGCCGCCAAGGTCTCGCTCGCGGGGGATCCGGCCGACTTCCGCGCCGTCAACGTCGAGGGCACGCGCGCGCTGCTCCGCGCGGCGCGCGCGGCCGGCGTCGCGCGTTTCGTCCACGTCTCCTCGCCGTCCGTCGCGCACACGGGCCTCTCCATCACGGGCGACGGCGCCGGCCCCGCGGATCCCGTCCGCGCCCGCGGCGACTACGCCCGCACCAAGGCCGAGGGCGAGCTCGTCGCGCTGGCCGCCGACGACCCCGCCATGCGCGTCCTCGCCGTCCGCCCGCACCTCGTCTGGGGCCCGGGCGACACGCAGCTCGTCGCCCGCATCGTCGACCGGGCCGCGCGCGGCCGCCTGCCGCTCCTCGGCCACGGCGCCGCGCTCATCGACACCGTCTACCGCGACAACGCCGCCGACGCGATCGTCGCCGCCCTCGCCGCCGCCGACACCGCGCACGGCCGCGCGTACGTCGTCACCAACGGCGAGCCGCGTCCCGTCGCGGAGCTGCTCGCGGGCATGTGCCGCGCCGCCGGGGTGCCCGCGCCGCGGATCCGCGTCCCCGCCGCCCTCGCTCGCGCCGCCGGGGGAGCGGTGGAGCGCGTCTGGGCCGTGCGCCCCGGATCCGACGAGCCGCCCATGACCCGATTCCTCGCCGAGCAGCTCTCCACGGCGCACTGGTTCGACCAGCGCGAGACCCGCCGGGCGCTCGCCTGGACCCCGGCGGTCTCCCTCGACGAGGGCTTCGAGCGCCTGCGCCTCTCGTACGCCGCCGCGCGCTGA